The genome window TTTGAGATAAAAAAAAAACTCACACCACTATTGTAAGTTGTGTGAGTCACACCGTAAAATCGCTCAAAAATTTACTCCATAATCCATCATCTTCACTAAATTATTAAAGTCCCAAAAATATACTCGTAAGAAAGTACTAGGAATACTAAACTACTCATCTGTAGCGGCTCTGCTCCCAAGTCTGCATCTCTTTCCCTTAATCGGACGGATCTCAAAAGTATCCCCACACCGATTCCTCCCTCCTCCTCCTTCTTGATTCATCCAAATCCCTTCAAATCTATACGTACAGTATTCCTGTATCTATTATCTATCCATTTCCCCCACACAactaaatctctctctctctctagttgAGTTGTCACTGTCTCATGGCTTCTTCTCCTGGCAATCCAAACCAGCCAGGTGGTTCAGGACCATTCGATATGCACAAATTCTTCAAACCAAACCCCAATTCACCAAACCCTATTCCCAATCAAAACCCTAATTTAATTTCCTCCCCTTTCCCACCTCCTAACGCTTCTTACCCTCCACCCACCGTTGCCGGCGCCGGTGCCGGAGGGGTGTACCCGTATCCACCTCAAACAACAGCAGCCCCATTTCACCACCACCACCCTCAATTCAATCACCCCCACCTAGCCCCCCAATACACCACCCCACTACCTCAACATGATACCACCCAGTTTGCTCATCAGCAAAGATCCATGTCTTTCCCCACCCCCCCTCTTCAACCACCCCCACCCCAACCTACTAGTCCTCACCAATTCCCTAATCCTAACCCTAACCCTGGTGCTAGGCTTATGGCTTTATTGAGTGCTCCCCCTTCTACTCTTGAAATCCCTCCTATACAACCTACCACTTCTGGGTCAGAGCTCTCTGAATTTTCCTCTGGCCCAAATGTCCCGGGCGCGGGACCTATGAGAATGGCGAGCAGCAAGTTGCCTAAAGGCCGGCATTTGAATGGTGATCACATTATGTATGATATTGATGTTAAGTTGCCCAGCGAGGTGCAGCCTCAGCTCGAGGTTACTCCTATTACAAAGTATGGGTCGGATCCGGGTCTTGTATTGGGTCGGCAAATTGCAGTTAACAAAACTTACATATGTTATGGATTGAAATTGGGGGCTATTCGGGTTCTTAACATTAATACTGCCTTGAGATCGTTGCTTAAAGGCCTTGCGCAGGTTGGATTTCTTAGCTTAAATACACAGTGCAAAGACATTTTTACATTAACCTGTTGTAGTAGATAAATTATCATATATACTAAATTACCAATTAATCCTTACCAAGAGATTTACCTGTAATTACTTAATAAATGCGGGATAATCATTTTAATCTGTTGTATGAACCTTATAGGAAGAATGTTACAGCTTATGCTAGTTGCCGGGCGCAATATCTTAAGATTGGTGTTTTATCTGACATGCATTTCAATTATGGAAAAACAATAATTTTGTCGAAGGACATTGGTCTTATGCAGAAGTTTTGATAATCACAATTTCATTCATAGTCAATGTGCCAGTTGCGTGTGAGATAGGAATATGCTTTATTTCGTCAGTTCGTAGGATTTGACAATAAGCTTAATACTAACACGTGGCATTTAGATTGAACTTtgtcaagaaaaagaaaaagaagcagaAACAGAAAAAGGATTCAACTTTATCGCCACTCTCTGATATCAGGTATAAAGTTGTAGTCCGCACGTGTTTGGGGTTCTATGGCTTTCAACTGGAAGACTTCCATTGTACTTTCAAGTTAAGAATTTAAGACCATCCTATCATACTTGGAGCTGCTAAAAATAGTTGTCCTTGACTTCTGGTTAGATAAACAATAGTTATTCATGACTTCGGCATTTGTTTATTACGTGGTATATATCTTGAAGTGAGTGTTATTTTATCGATTGATAATGTATAAATCCGTTGGTACTAGATCTTGTTTGGTTCAAATAGATCTAATTGATCTTGTGAGAAGTATAGAAATATGATCTTTATAATCTGCTTTCTCCTTCCCTTAAAAAGACTATATTTTATTCATCTGGGGACCTTGTTTGTTCTTTCAGAGGGTCACAGACATGGCTTTCTTTGCAGAGGATGTTCATCTCTTGGCTAGGTAGGGGCTCCGTACTTTTGTACTTTATACTTATGCAGTATGTAGTTTATGTTTCTAATTTGGTTTTGTCTCAGTGCGAGTATTGATGGCCGGGTTTATGTATGGAAAATTACCGAAGGACCAGATGAAGAAGATAAGCCACAAATTACAGGAAAGATTGTCATTGCTGTTCAAATTGTGGGTGAAGGGGAATCTGTGCACCCACGTGTTTGTTGGCATTGTCATAAACAAGTATCTACCTCTCTCTCTATTTGGGTATTGTTTTCTTCTGTTGATGTTGTGCTTAACTTTTCTTATGTTCTCTTCAATAGGAAATTCTCGTGGTTGGAATCGGGAGACGCATTTTGAAAATTGATACCACTAAAGTGGGAAAAGGTTCAGTTTTTTCAGCTGAGGAACCTCTCAGGTGTCCTGTTGACAAGTTGGTTGATGGGGTACAACTTGTTGGTACCCACGATAGAGAAGTGACTGATTTATCAATGTGCCAGTGGATGACCACGCGTTTGGTATCTGCTTCAGTGGATGGCACGGTTCGTGAGGGTTTTGCTCTTTGTTGTCTTTTAATCTATTTGATGCAATGtatgtgtatgtgtgtatatatgtTTATATTTTACTTCAAAAAAAAAACTGCTTGATGTAATGTTTCTTGGCATAACCTCTATGTAACTGTTCATATAAGTCCACATGTTTTCGCTGTGAAAATGATAACTCAACCAAAAACTCAGACGCCAACGTGTTATTCACTAAATTTTTAGAGTCAAGTTGCTTGTGTTTGATGACTGATCATAAAAAGACAAAAGTTtgcttgtatttgatgagatggTACTCAGGGATATTTTAAAAAACTACTTACTCCTAATTGACGTTTAGAAGTTTCTAAGAATAGCATGTAAAATCCTTTGGTTTCTGAGGTGTTGTTCTTTTCAAGGATACTTGCATGTATTAGTTCCTTGGGTTATATgcattttttatcttttatgtTTTGGACCCATTTAAAACTCTGAAAATGAAACAAACAGGATAAAGTATGATCTTGATTGCAAAAGGTTGATTTGTTGTATTGCTATTTGGCAAAATTTGGATGCTCTCTATTGACTGGTGCATGTGGATTTTATCGTGATTCCAGATAAAGATATGGGAAGACCGGAAGTCACTTCCTATAGCAGTTCTCAGGCCTCATGATGGTCACCCTGTTAATTCTGTTACCTTCTTGGCTGCTCCACACCGTCCAGATCACATCGTACTCATCACTGGGGTATGTGCTAATGCATTTTGTGTTGGTCACCTTTTGTCAGAACATCAACCGTTTTTTCTGACTAGTAGTTTTGTTTCTTAGAAAATAACATATTCTCAGATGCCATTTACTTGCCGTCCATGCTAATTTGCTCAAAACTGTTTCTCAAATGCCATTTATTGCCCTAAACAAAATCATATTCTTGGAGACCAGTTATTCTTTGTTCAGAATTTCAATCGCAACTCTATTTTTTCTTCCCCATGAGTTTGCCTCGTGGTGGTTCTTGAGTTTGAGTTGACCATTTAAAGGTGTTCAGGGTCCTCTTAATCGGGAGGTAAAGATATGGGCATCAGCAAGTGAAGAGGGCTGGTTGCTTCCTAGTGATGCTGAGTCATGGCGCTGTACACAGACATTGGAGCTGAAGAGTTCAGCTGAAGCTCAAGCTGGAGAGGCATTTTTTAACCAAGTTGTAGCCTTATCTCAAGCAGGTTTGCTTCTACTAGCAAACGCAAAAAAGAATGCTATATATGCTGTGCATCTGGAGTATGGCCCAAACCCGGTGGCAACCCGGATGGATTACATAGCAGGATTTACAGTTACCATGCCAATTTTGAGTTTCACTGGGACGAGTGATCTATTGCCCAATGGTGAACAGATTGTTCAGGTGTATTGTGTACAGACGCAGGCCATTCAGCAGTATGCTTTGGACTTATCCCAATGCTTGCCACCTCCAACAGAGAATGTGGTTTTCGAAAGGACGGAATCCGGTGTTTCGCGTGATGCTGCTAGCATTGAAGGATCTGCTCCTGTTGACCCCCCTAGAAGTAAACAGCAGGAGCTTCCTTTATCTAGTTCTGCACTTAAATCATCTGTACATGAAGGTGGCTCTGAGATATCACCAACAGCTCGACATCCTACAAGTACTGCACCTACTGAATCGGCCACCTCTCAAGAATTAGCTTCCTCCATTATAGAAACTAAATCGTCTACTTTTCCCACTGTAACTAGTGATAGTGATATTGCCCCCATTGCATCACCTCCGCCTCCTTTGAGTCCTACATTGTCTCGAAAACTATCTGGTTTTAGAGGTCCATCAAACAGCTTTGAGCGTGGCACCTCTGATAATGAGCAAGTTGGGGATCCAAAAGTTGTTGAATATTCAGTTGATCGGCAAAAGGAGGGCACAACTCCAAATGTGTCTGATGTTACTTCCTTGGATGATGAACCTAAAAATGATGAATCTAAACTGTCACAGAATGATGTTCCCTCGGGTATCAGTCCCCCTGTTAAGTTCAAGCACCCAACTCATTTGGTGACTCCTTCAGAAATATTGATGGCTAGATCATCCTCTGAGGTTAACATTGTTAACGAGCAGAAAAGTGAGTCAGAATTGACTATCCAGGATGTTGTAATTAACAATGACGCCCGTAATGTAGAGGTGGATGTTAAAGTTGTTGGTGAAGCAAGATTCAGTCAGAAAACTGATGTTGGCTCTCAAGAAGAACTTCATTCTTTTGTGTCAGAAAATAAGGAGAAAGCCTTTTGCTCTCAAGCATCTGATCTTGGAATAGAAATGGCTCGAGAATGTCGCGCTTTATCTCCTGAAACCTATACTGTGGAGGAATCTAGGCAGTTTGATGGGGCTGGCAGAAGTGAGGGACCGTTGCAACCTTCAAGTACACTAGAGGAAGATCGTGACTCTGCAAAGGAGACCTCTGAAAAGGATCTGGACTCAACAATGTCAGTCACTGTTCATCAAGCACCAGCTCCCACTGCAAAAGGGAAAAAGCAAAAGGGGAGGAATACTCAAGTATCTGGGCCGTCATCATCATCGCCTAGTGTTTTCAATTCAACAGATTCTTTGAATGAGGCTGGTCTCAGCTCAAGTACCCCTTCTGTGGAAGCTGCTTTCTCACAAATTCTGTCCATGCGTGAGATGCTAAATCAGGTGCTTCTTTTAGTCCTAAGAGCATATGTATTTGGATATCTGAAGTTTAGTGTTTTCCtcattttgtttttccttttattGAAGGTAtctattttcatatatatatatatatatatatatatatatatatattttttttttttttgtgttttgttACTTAGTCATGCATTAGCTTTTAGGTTGTTTCAAGTTACTAAgaagttgatttcatcatttttatcaTTCATGAATGGTGTGGTTCCTTGCTTGATATGCCACCTGTAGCTGCCTTTCTACTCTCTGTTAGGGTTGTTTTCCCATCTACTAATTAACAGTTTTTTTGCAATGGTCCTTGCCCTGGCTGATCATCCTCCTGAAATTTGTTGAACAATTGTTTCAAGTTTCAAACTTTtggtgtttttttttttgtgtgttcaCCTTCTGGAACTACTTTATCAGAATATTCATTATCAAATCTTCAACAGCTTAAATGGTTAAAGCTGAACTTTTTGTATATTCTTCTCCGTATGAGAAAAACATTCATGCTATTCAAAAAACTAGTATCTataaacgtgcgttgcacgtcAATAATGACACATgatggtttaaatatttatttatatgaagaaataataaaatttaattaaataaatgatCAATTTTAGTCATGTTAAGTAGATAATTAAGTGTTGTAGTTTAAAGGTatctaatgtgatggtatcttactgAACACTTCTTTATAGACAGTGTTTTTTTGTATATGTTTCCTTCTAATGCTTTGGTTACTGTTGTGGTAAATATAgttcaatatttaggatgtttgtccttgtgctttatttattataactgcaaaatataaacatactgaaaattattttcacacaaatttaaaaggatattctttagtttcggaagacgaaagttgaattcggggataaacacatacttagaagcatattgaccagtatcataagttctgcatgtatgacgttattgtcaaaacttctatataccatatgtgtactattacataagctattcggcggATCTaagttttcagtagcatgacgggcataaacctatatgcaatggaagatcaattttaacttagtctattatatatatggtGATACTAACATAcgaaagaaataataaacttgacaacaaacatgtacggTAGAAGGCCaattggtattaaagtatttaagtattcttcttggtagttaTTGTTGGTATCATCTTCTGTTGAGTCAAAACTGAATAATATTTTGTTTTTACCATAAAActtagcaatcaaccttttatttagttgatcaacatattcatttctgctagctaagatagctctttaatttctatcatgtaatttgcaCAAATTGTCTTTTAATCTAGTGATGAAAATATTTCCCTTATTAAATgtactactattaccattggggttgataaccaagtgttctagaagaaccaaatcatcttttattggatgctcttcttcatttccgacacgaagcaagaagtcaCTAAGTGTTGGATCTTTTCTTACTTTTACATTTCTTGTCatttaaatatttttcatttgaggtcataagtataattttggtaagctagcttttacagtttcTGCTTTGGTCATTTTTGGAACTACCGAtcgtacttgacagaaatcactTTCCAAACTATTACTTTTCTACCAAACGGTTCAtcgatatccaatatatctctaaaactctGGGCGATTGTTTCGATCGTCTGACGCTTAGCCAAAAGcacttcatcccatattatcactttttctttccttataaatttagtacTATTGATCTGGtgtgatatatttgtgatggttatttcagttatttgaagaggtatatcaaatctaaagtgagttgcacgacctcataataaaatcgttgttggtacaccacttgttcttattgctaacaatatcatgcctcttgatatgacatttgcaagtaatgcatgacataggaatattatttcgattccgccggaggcatctacaaaggataatccCGCTATACCAGGATCGattttttataatatagtcttgaaagcttattCTTTTCAGGATTTAGTTTTGTTTGTGCTTCCTCAAAGACTTGTATGTCCTTcttaatattatatatttttttcaatttgaaaaataattttactcgtatgatgaatttaaaaaataatttaattggattcccttgctaaataattaattgaaagatttaattatttggttttaacataaaatataatttattttctgttgatttagattcttaatattagttcatctcatgtttgaatatttaaccgtgattataattttatccaccataaattttattttcaaagagtaaaaagatcgatgacattccacttttagatctttatattttcaaaatcattagtggtattggctCTTACcaacatttttctttcttttctctcacATTTatgttcttaaatattttcttagttgttcttTAATAACTTggtatatttttctatattacacgaaaaattaataataaaaaaaattatttgagtaGGGAagcagttcaaatataatataataatatattattgtggggatttttttctcaatttcaacgctTTATGCAGTCCGTTTAGCATTAATTTTTTTGTTTGTATTGAATATTATAAAGTGGTAATGTATTACCAATATGGAgtattcttatgaaattgattttattaaaccttcctacatatttttaataagaattcaatagaccagattgtattaattttaaaatcttaaatatttaaaaaattaacatagaagttattgtagtccaaaaaattaaGTTATTACATCTATGtactttccctatgagttcttctgtttaatattttaggggtattttggtctatcaatattatattcgtacttttataataatataggctctcctgtttctaaatggatttggacaatataacacg of Nicotiana tomentosiformis chromosome 7, ASM39032v3, whole genome shotgun sequence contains these proteins:
- the LOC104121675 gene encoding enhancer of mRNA-decapping protein 4-like, whose translation is MASSPGNPNQPGGSGPFDMHKFFKPNPNSPNPIPNQNPNLISSPFPPPNASYPPPTVAGAGAGGVYPYPPQTTAAPFHHHHPQFNHPHLAPQYTTPLPQHDTTQFAHQQRSMSFPTPPLQPPPPQPTSPHQFPNPNPNPGARLMALLSAPPSTLEIPPIQPTTSGSELSEFSSGPNVPGAGPMRMASSKLPKGRHLNGDHIMYDIDVKLPSEVQPQLEVTPITKYGSDPGLVLGRQIAVNKTYICYGLKLGAIRVLNINTALRSLLKGLAQRVTDMAFFAEDVHLLASASIDGRVYVWKITEGPDEEDKPQITGKIVIAVQIVGEGESVHPRVCWHCHKQEILVVGIGRRILKIDTTKVGKGSVFSAEEPLRCPVDKLVDGVQLVGTHDREVTDLSMCQWMTTRLVSASVDGTIKIWEDRKSLPIAVLRPHDGHPVNSVTFLAAPHRPDHIVLITGGPLNREVKIWASASEEGWLLPSDAESWRCTQTLELKSSAEAQAGEAFFNQVVALSQAGLLLLANAKKNAIYAVHLEYGPNPVATRMDYIAGFTVTMPILSFTGTSDLLPNGEQIVQVYCVQTQAIQQYALDLSQCLPPPTENVVFERTESGVSRDAASIEGSAPVDPPRSKQQELPLSSSALKSSVHEGGSEISPTARHPTSTAPTESATSQELASSIIETKSSTFPTVTSDSDIAPIASPPPPLSPTLSRKLSGFRGPSNSFERGTSDNEQVGDPKVVEYSVDRQKEGTTPNVSDVTSLDDEPKNDESKLSQNDVPSGISPPVKFKHPTHLVTPSEILMARSSSEVNIVNEQKSESELTIQDVVINNDARNVEVDVKVVGEARFSQKTDVGSQEELHSFVSENKEKAFCSQASDLGIEMARECRALSPETYTVEESRQFDGAGRSEGPLQPSSTLEEDRDSAKETSEKDLDSTMSVTVHQAPAPTAKGKKQKGRNTQVSGPSSSSPSVFNSTDSLNEAGLSSSTPSVEAAFSQILSMREMLNQLLTMQKDTQKQMEMMVAVPVTKEGRRLEAALGRSMEKSVKANSDALWARLQEECAKQEKSLRDRTQQMANLISNCLNKDMPGLIEKLMKKELAAVGQAVARSITPTIEKTVSVAISEAFQRGVGDKAVNQLEKAVNSKLEATVARQIQAQFQTSGKQALQETLKSTLEASVIPAFEMSCKAMFEQVDLTFQKGIADHSAAAQQQFESMHSPLALALRDAINSASSMTQTLSGELADSQRKLLALAVSGANPQSANPLVSHMNNGSLLHEKIETPPDPTKELSRLLAEHKYEEAFTAALQRSDVSIVSWLCSQVDLPGILSLNPLPLSQGVLLSLLQQLACDISKETVQKLSWMRDVLTAINPTDPMIAVHVRPIFEQVYQILHHRRSIATTPAAELSNIRLILHVINSMLMSK